Proteins encoded within one genomic window of Micromonospora halotolerans:
- a CDS encoding multicopper oxidase domain-containing protein: protein MLRLDRGRWKRLSAVPLVAAIVAVLVVPGPSQSTASPPAGLECLTAGDNAFELTATGGYAAMPDGNTIYMWSYAAGGGAFQLPGPTLCVTSGVKVTVVLHNSLPEPTSITFPGQVQVLADGQPAQPETDAAGTLTSLTTTAAANTGSVTYTFTAGPPGTYLYQSGTDAQKQVQMGLYGALVVRPAGHPERENDRADSAFDRDREYLYLLGEIDPDLHLAVERKRAYDFTRYKARYFTINGRSMPDTIAPNHADWLPAQPYGALIHIRPYDPVGNPKPALIRYLNAGSVSYPFHPHGSDEQLIARDGRPAQGPGGQDLSYSNFLIDVAPGQTVDTLMIWKDAEHWDPQGNPIPVPLPSLQDQIVGPGPETWFAENPYLGGEPGELPPGVVQNNQCGEYYHVAHSHALEQATNYGASFGGMMTLIRIDPPAGCPA, encoded by the coding sequence ATGCTTCGTCTCGACCGCGGCCGGTGGAAGCGGCTGAGCGCGGTGCCGCTCGTCGCGGCCATCGTCGCCGTGCTCGTCGTCCCCGGACCGAGCCAGTCGACCGCCAGCCCGCCCGCCGGCCTGGAGTGCCTCACCGCCGGCGACAACGCCTTCGAGCTGACGGCCACCGGCGGGTACGCGGCCATGCCCGACGGCAACACCATCTACATGTGGAGCTACGCCGCCGGCGGCGGCGCCTTCCAGCTCCCCGGCCCGACGCTCTGCGTCACCTCCGGGGTGAAGGTCACCGTGGTGCTGCACAACAGCCTGCCTGAGCCCACCTCGATCACCTTCCCCGGCCAGGTCCAGGTGCTCGCCGACGGCCAGCCGGCGCAGCCGGAGACCGACGCCGCCGGCACCCTCACCTCGCTGACCACCACGGCCGCCGCCAACACCGGCTCGGTCACCTACACCTTCACGGCCGGCCCGCCGGGCACCTACCTCTACCAGTCCGGCACCGACGCCCAGAAGCAGGTGCAGATGGGCCTCTACGGGGCACTCGTGGTCCGACCGGCCGGCCACCCCGAGCGGGAGAACGACCGGGCCGACTCGGCGTTCGACCGCGACCGCGAGTACCTCTACCTGCTCGGCGAGATCGACCCGGACCTGCACCTCGCCGTCGAGCGGAAGCGGGCCTACGACTTCACCCGCTACAAGGCCCGCTACTTCACCATCAACGGGCGCAGCATGCCGGACACCATCGCGCCCAACCACGCGGACTGGCTACCCGCCCAGCCGTACGGGGCGCTGATCCACATCCGCCCGTACGACCCGGTGGGCAACCCGAAGCCGGCGCTGATCCGCTACCTGAACGCCGGCTCGGTGAGCTACCCGTTCCACCCGCACGGCAGCGACGAGCAACTCATCGCCCGGGACGGCCGGCCCGCGCAGGGCCCCGGCGGGCAGGACCTGTCGTACTCCAACTTCCTCATCGACGTGGCGCCCGGGCAGACCGTCGACACACTGATGATCTGGAAGGACGCCGAGCACTGGGACCCGCAGGGCAACCCGATCCCGGTGCCGCTGCCCTCGTTGCAGGACCAGATCGTCGGCCCCGGCCCGGAAACCTGGTTCGCGGAGAACCCGTACCTCGGCGGCGAGCCGGGCGAGCTGCCGCCCGGCGTGGTGCAGAACAACCAGTGCGGCGAGTACTACCACGTCGCGCACAGCCACGCGCTGGAACAGGCCACCAACTACGGGGCGAGCTTCGGCGGAATGATGACGCTGATCCGCATCGACCCGCCCGCCGGATGCCCGGCGTGA
- a CDS encoding IPT/TIG domain-containing protein, with translation MPRRSVWPRWFVSASCLLLVGFVVPPGPAAADPTTGAVTLAVVSARTVGPAPQIQQGDPVTDYRWMITADDTGDPHDGLEHCLPARAGVASAPDFADHCRWPSIRNTPGAVPVVAQGDQDTLSPGTALDGLPAGRYLISVTADGYKIDGEHFTVTADRTSAVTVGMQPYPLPLGTVRLRIFEDSVPVDGTYEVGAERGLAGFTAHLADVMGEVTVDYYGNPLCTEYRHTAPDATHPAGQVVFADGRPVVARESTGCRSDAAGDIVIPNLGPDRYAASVVAPSGQTWVQTTTLEGGHDWDVWVQEADTGYDTEQSLGGEPVPYVDFGFVAPKPITGTAAGAVTGTVVQAYTYVGGQGGVTLPADGVAGAKIAGPVARPWVALSDLGDGDRMIYLDRGAADGSFRIPHVPDGDYQLTLWDGPQEMLLDSFNVTVSGGKTVDIGAKPLVGWFTEITGTVFVDTNGNGRQDPGESGVPRFPVVLKERDNSLMDQGTNSVVTDSAGHYAIKEAYPLTKWLVLEAFNTRYKTTGITYQAPNEPEPTTLLGAAVDVDVLPIIGLSGRVDWGVQSYQGAENGGIAGTVTYDTTRNELDPANAATEPYQPGIPGIKVHLYAVVRDAGGDPVREADGSLKKGPELNDAYTSETWQPGRGCTARMFDGRPLTDQLALPDFGTEADQTCVEAPMMGFQAAPTDNDPTNFGQTVNGNYAFADSKRNLIPPGDPANPGADHDLPLYAPLPDDQPQPLVPDDYLVSVESPTNPVGGGPIYQPTREEDVNVFDGDGFLPQENFPPAPDQAADQPAPPDPQPEPGEPPSQGNGITSACAGALHTVQVTDPGFLDGGGSPFEGQRRPLCDTKVVEVRGGQASAPNFNLFTPVPLPTHFWGLVINDLGLTHDKRSANYGEAEGIPNLPVGLYDWAGRLVDTVDTDFNGMYEAIEPSTSTYNCPLPAGPCPNMYRFVGNDPGQPGHLNGNYNPRYRTIATNFQAWPGLYTVTDTAPTTVAAVGISPGSGQLGAVQCDPAGDVPQLFAVSRPFLRSTDTDRRVTITGTGFGTRGPGSRVVLDSAGTDPTVTIASWSDRKIEVTLTGGSVGPAELRVTTATGRTTTNGLTFQLLGATTGTGVGGAANPRLFQVKPPGWAVRTGETTYGTVQSALEAAATAGGIAVVAVWPNTPGPDNPAGAYYENVVVHSSVRLQGVGPGGRYADNTAVAGSVLDGRAFGIDNPTGTAWLNLVGSLPHLGPASVPDGAVVTVLARSGQFGAGNPVMIDGFRITGGNQSDFAGNVNDVTGGVTTPYGAPGAVVTQGGGVYLHGGADYTRITDNVIVANSGSYGGAIRVGTPYLNTSNDHVSISRNQIRDNGGTNLAGGIGIFAGSNAYSVDHNAICGNFSAEYGGGISHYGLSYNGRIAANRIWLNQSYDEAGGVMVAGELPSDPTKLSPGSGAVEIDANVVEANLANDDGGGIRVLQAGNVPISLTNNMVVDNISTHEGAGVALDDAPDVRMVDNTVAGNITTATAATSDGRAAPAGLSTTANSDQLQATLPDGSPTFSKPKLFDNIFWDNRAGEWNGVRVTGIGAADAPAGEPVRHWDMGSADGVGPLTPTNSVLQDTTGTTLSSTNRVGLDPAFRSPFPVSVQILTSRTFPSFRQAVIVLQQVPLTQMGDWHLAGAGSSASGLGVVSRTYGTFTVTAPKVDIDGQSRSTTRPDVGADELP, from the coding sequence ATGCCGCGTCGTTCCGTCTGGCCGCGCTGGTTCGTGTCCGCCAGTTGCCTGCTGCTCGTCGGGTTCGTGGTGCCACCGGGCCCGGCCGCCGCCGACCCGACCACGGGCGCCGTCACCCTGGCGGTGGTCAGCGCCCGCACCGTCGGTCCGGCGCCGCAGATACAGCAGGGCGACCCGGTGACCGACTACCGCTGGATGATCACCGCGGACGACACCGGCGACCCGCACGACGGGCTCGAACACTGCCTGCCCGCCCGGGCCGGGGTGGCCAGCGCGCCCGACTTCGCCGACCACTGCCGCTGGCCGTCCATCCGCAACACCCCGGGCGCGGTCCCGGTGGTCGCCCAGGGCGACCAGGACACCCTCTCCCCGGGTACGGCCCTGGACGGCCTGCCCGCCGGCCGCTACCTGATCTCGGTGACCGCCGACGGCTACAAGATCGACGGCGAGCACTTCACGGTCACCGCGGACCGGACCAGCGCGGTGACCGTCGGCATGCAGCCGTACCCGCTGCCGCTCGGCACGGTCCGGCTCCGGATCTTCGAGGACAGCGTGCCGGTCGACGGCACCTACGAGGTGGGCGCCGAACGCGGGCTCGCCGGCTTCACCGCCCACCTGGCCGACGTGATGGGCGAGGTGACCGTCGACTACTACGGCAACCCGCTCTGCACCGAGTACCGGCACACCGCGCCGGACGCCACCCACCCGGCCGGTCAGGTCGTCTTCGCCGACGGCCGGCCGGTCGTCGCCCGGGAGTCCACCGGCTGCCGCAGCGACGCGGCGGGCGACATCGTCATCCCCAATCTCGGCCCCGACCGGTACGCGGCCTCGGTGGTCGCACCCAGCGGACAGACCTGGGTGCAGACCACCACCCTGGAAGGCGGCCACGACTGGGACGTCTGGGTGCAGGAGGCCGACACCGGCTACGACACCGAGCAGAGCCTGGGCGGCGAGCCGGTGCCGTACGTCGACTTTGGTTTCGTCGCCCCGAAGCCGATCACCGGCACCGCCGCCGGCGCGGTCACCGGCACGGTCGTGCAGGCGTACACCTACGTGGGCGGCCAGGGCGGCGTGACGCTGCCGGCCGACGGCGTGGCCGGCGCGAAGATCGCCGGCCCGGTCGCCCGGCCCTGGGTGGCCCTCTCCGACCTGGGCGACGGCGACCGGATGATCTACCTGGACCGGGGCGCCGCCGACGGCTCGTTCCGGATCCCGCACGTCCCCGACGGCGACTACCAGCTGACCCTCTGGGACGGCCCGCAGGAGATGCTGCTCGACTCGTTCAACGTCACGGTCAGCGGCGGGAAGACCGTCGACATCGGCGCGAAGCCGCTGGTCGGCTGGTTCACCGAGATCACCGGCACGGTCTTCGTCGACACCAACGGCAACGGCCGGCAGGACCCGGGGGAGAGCGGCGTGCCGCGTTTCCCGGTGGTGCTCAAGGAACGTGACAACTCCCTGATGGACCAGGGCACCAACAGCGTGGTCACCGACAGCGCCGGCCACTACGCCATCAAGGAGGCGTACCCGCTGACCAAGTGGCTGGTGCTGGAGGCGTTCAACACCCGCTACAAGACGACCGGCATCACCTACCAGGCGCCGAACGAGCCCGAGCCCACCACCCTGCTCGGCGCGGCCGTCGACGTGGACGTGCTGCCCATCATCGGGCTCTCCGGCCGGGTGGACTGGGGGGTGCAGTCCTATCAGGGCGCGGAGAACGGCGGCATCGCGGGCACCGTCACCTACGACACCACCCGCAACGAGCTGGACCCCGCGAACGCGGCTACCGAGCCGTACCAGCCGGGCATCCCCGGCATCAAGGTCCACCTGTACGCGGTGGTCCGGGACGCCGGCGGCGATCCGGTACGCGAGGCGGACGGCTCGCTGAAGAAGGGCCCAGAACTCAACGACGCGTACACCTCGGAGACCTGGCAGCCGGGGCGGGGCTGCACCGCCCGGATGTTCGACGGGCGCCCGCTCACCGATCAGCTCGCCCTGCCGGACTTCGGCACGGAGGCGGACCAGACGTGCGTCGAGGCCCCGATGATGGGCTTCCAGGCCGCGCCGACCGACAACGACCCGACCAACTTCGGGCAGACCGTCAACGGCAACTACGCGTTCGCCGACTCCAAGCGCAACCTGATCCCGCCAGGTGACCCGGCGAACCCCGGCGCGGACCACGACCTGCCGCTGTACGCCCCGCTGCCGGACGATCAGCCCCAGCCGTTGGTGCCGGACGACTACCTGGTCAGCGTGGAGAGCCCGACCAACCCGGTCGGCGGCGGCCCGATCTACCAGCCCACCCGCGAGGAGGACGTCAACGTCTTCGACGGCGACGGCTTCCTGCCCCAGGAGAACTTCCCGCCCGCGCCCGACCAGGCCGCGGACCAGCCGGCGCCGCCCGATCCGCAGCCCGAGCCGGGTGAGCCGCCGTCGCAGGGCAACGGCATCACCTCGGCCTGCGCCGGGGCCCTGCACACGGTGCAGGTCACCGACCCCGGCTTCCTCGACGGCGGCGGCAGCCCGTTCGAGGGCCAGCGGCGTCCGCTCTGCGACACCAAGGTGGTCGAGGTCCGCGGCGGGCAGGCCAGCGCCCCCAACTTCAACCTGTTCACCCCGGTGCCGCTGCCCACCCACTTCTGGGGCCTGGTGATCAACGACCTCGGGCTGACCCACGACAAGCGCAGCGCCAACTACGGCGAGGCCGAGGGCATCCCGAACCTCCCCGTCGGCCTGTACGACTGGGCCGGCCGCCTGGTGGACACCGTGGACACCGACTTCAACGGCATGTACGAGGCGATCGAGCCGTCCACCAGCACCTACAACTGCCCGCTGCCGGCCGGTCCGTGCCCGAACATGTACCGCTTCGTCGGCAACGACCCCGGCCAGCCGGGCCACCTCAACGGCAACTACAACCCCCGCTACCGGACCATCGCCACCAACTTCCAGGCCTGGCCCGGCCTCTACACGGTCACCGACACCGCGCCCACCACGGTCGCGGCCGTCGGCATCTCGCCCGGCTCCGGCCAGCTCGGCGCGGTGCAGTGCGACCCGGCCGGGGACGTCCCCCAGCTCTTCGCGGTCTCCCGGCCGTTCCTGCGCAGCACCGACACCGACCGCCGGGTCACCATCACCGGCACCGGGTTCGGCACCCGCGGCCCGGGCAGCAGGGTCGTCCTCGACTCCGCCGGCACCGACCCAACGGTGACCATCGCCTCCTGGTCCGACCGGAAGATCGAGGTCACCCTGACCGGCGGCTCGGTCGGGCCGGCCGAGCTGCGGGTGACCACCGCCACCGGCCGGACGACCACCAACGGACTCACCTTCCAGCTCCTCGGCGCCACCACCGGCACCGGCGTCGGCGGCGCGGCCAACCCGCGGCTGTTCCAGGTCAAGCCGCCCGGGTGGGCGGTGCGTACCGGGGAGACCACCTACGGCACGGTGCAGTCGGCGCTGGAGGCGGCGGCTACCGCGGGCGGCATTGCCGTGGTCGCGGTGTGGCCGAACACCCCCGGGCCGGACAACCCCGCCGGCGCCTACTACGAGAACGTCGTCGTGCACTCCTCGGTCCGCCTCCAGGGCGTCGGCCCGGGCGGCCGGTACGCCGACAACACCGCGGTCGCCGGATCGGTCCTCGACGGCCGGGCGTTCGGCATCGACAACCCGACCGGTACGGCCTGGCTGAACCTGGTCGGTTCCCTGCCGCATCTCGGCCCGGCGTCGGTGCCCGACGGCGCGGTGGTGACCGTGCTGGCCCGGTCGGGCCAGTTCGGCGCCGGCAACCCCGTCATGATCGACGGCTTCCGGATCACCGGCGGCAACCAGTCGGACTTCGCCGGCAACGTCAACGACGTCACCGGTGGGGTGACGACGCCGTACGGGGCGCCCGGCGCGGTGGTCACCCAGGGCGGCGGCGTCTACCTGCACGGCGGCGCCGACTACACCCGCATCACCGACAACGTCATCGTCGCCAACAGCGGCTCCTACGGCGGCGCGATCCGGGTCGGCACCCCGTACCTGAACACCAGCAACGACCACGTGAGCATCTCCCGCAACCAGATCCGCGACAACGGCGGCACCAACCTGGCCGGCGGGATCGGCATCTTCGCCGGCAGCAACGCGTACTCGGTGGACCACAACGCCATCTGCGGCAACTTCTCCGCCGAGTACGGCGGCGGGATCAGCCACTACGGCCTGTCCTACAACGGCCGGATCGCCGCCAACCGGATCTGGCTCAACCAGTCGTACGACGAGGCCGGCGGCGTCATGGTGGCCGGGGAACTGCCGTCGGATCCGACGAAGCTGTCGCCCGGCTCCGGGGCCGTCGAGATCGACGCCAACGTGGTGGAGGCGAACCTCGCCAACGACGACGGCGGCGGCATCCGGGTGCTCCAGGCCGGCAACGTGCCGATCTCGCTGACGAACAACATGGTGGTGGACAACATCTCCACCCACGAGGGCGCGGGCGTCGCGCTCGACGACGCGCCGGACGTCCGGATGGTCGACAACACGGTGGCCGGCAACATCACCACCGCGACCGCCGCCACCAGCGATGGCCGGGCCGCTCCCGCGGGCCTCTCCACCACCGCCAACAGCGACCAGCTCCAGGCCACCCTCCCGGACGGCTCGCCCACCTTCAGCAAGCCGAAGCTGTTCGACAACATCTTCTGGGACAACCGGGCCGGGGAGTGGAACGGCGTCCGGGTCACCGGCATCGGCGCCGCCGATGCACCCGCAGGGGAACCGGTGCGGCACTGGGACATGGGCTCCGCCGACGGGGTGGGCCCGCTGACCCCGACCAACTCGGTGCTCCAGGACACCACCGGCACCACGCTCAGCAGCACCAACCGGGTGGGTCTCGACCCGGCGTTCCGCAGCCCGTTCCCGGTGTCGGTGCAGATCCTGACCTCGCGGACCTTCCCGTCGTTCCGCCAGGCGGTGATCGTCCTCCAGCAGGTCCCGCTCACGCAGATGGGTGACTGGCACCTGGCCGGGGCCGGCTCGTCGGCCAGTGGCCTCGGGGTGGTCTCCCGCACCTACGGCACGTTCACCGTCACCGCCCCGAAGGTCGACATCGACGGCCAGTCGCGCAGCACCACGCGGCCGGACGTCGGCGCCGACGAACTGCCCTGA
- a CDS encoding multicopper oxidase domain-containing protein, whose amino-acid sequence MTDPVRQPSISRRALLAGVTGLGTWAVLPERGSDAQLRRPAAVLPRAVPNPTASLHLAATDGWVSMPQGAPPISPFWPDPLAPAGADLYVFGFRDVTGLSATEVTAQRGKAQISAPLLGFDQETDIRITLTNLGLSVRPDLTDGHTVHWHGFRNAIPLFDGVPELSISVPIGRDFTYFYRPHDAGTYMYHCHFEDVEHVQMGMTGIVYVRPAQNAGTADVPPGKYVYNDGDGTTRYDREFALMLTEVWAEAHYRDAHIQTTDWTDYKPSFFAFNGRCHPDTLAPNGDPMSAAAGRLRYQPISSLITANAGERVLLRLANLGYQNHTVTADGVDLLVVGKDAALLRGRDGSAEYQVTNTVQIGPGESRDVIFTAPDPGTYLLYDRDLMSLANAGGGRGGQLTEIRVSPPGTLPAQTRANA is encoded by the coding sequence GTGACCGATCCCGTACGGCAGCCGAGCATCAGCCGGCGTGCCCTGCTGGCCGGCGTCACCGGTCTGGGCACCTGGGCGGTCCTGCCGGAGCGCGGCTCCGACGCCCAGCTCCGCCGACCGGCCGCGGTGCTGCCCCGCGCGGTCCCGAACCCGACCGCGAGCCTGCACCTGGCCGCCACCGACGGCTGGGTCTCCATGCCGCAGGGCGCCCCGCCGATCAGCCCGTTCTGGCCCGATCCGCTCGCCCCGGCCGGCGCCGACCTCTACGTCTTCGGCTTCCGCGATGTCACCGGCCTGTCCGCCACCGAGGTCACCGCCCAGCGCGGCAAAGCGCAGATCAGCGCCCCGCTGCTCGGATTCGACCAGGAGACCGACATCAGGATCACGCTGACCAACCTCGGCCTGTCGGTCCGCCCCGACCTCACCGACGGGCACACCGTGCACTGGCACGGCTTCCGCAACGCCATCCCGCTCTTCGACGGCGTGCCGGAGCTGTCCATCTCGGTGCCGATCGGCCGCGACTTCACCTACTTCTACCGCCCGCACGACGCCGGCACCTACATGTACCACTGCCATTTCGAGGACGTCGAGCACGTGCAGATGGGCATGACCGGGATCGTCTACGTCCGCCCGGCGCAGAACGCCGGCACCGCCGACGTACCGCCCGGGAAGTACGTCTACAACGACGGCGACGGCACCACCCGGTACGACCGGGAGTTCGCCCTGATGCTCACCGAGGTGTGGGCCGAGGCGCACTACCGGGACGCGCACATCCAGACCACCGACTGGACCGACTACAAGCCGTCGTTTTTCGCCTTCAACGGCCGCTGCCACCCGGACACCCTGGCCCCGAACGGCGACCCGATGAGCGCCGCCGCCGGCCGGCTGCGCTACCAGCCGATCTCCTCGCTGATCACCGCGAACGCCGGGGAACGGGTGCTGCTGCGGCTGGCCAACCTCGGCTACCAGAACCACACCGTCACGGCGGACGGCGTTGACCTCCTGGTGGTCGGCAAGGACGCGGCGCTCCTGCGCGGCCGCGACGGCAGCGCCGAGTACCAGGTGACCAACACCGTCCAGATCGGGCCGGGGGAGAGCCGGGACGTCATCTTCACCGCGCCCGACCCCGGCACGTACCTGCTCTACGACCGCGACCTGATGTCGCTGGCCAACGCCGGCGGCGGACGGGGCGGGCAGCTGACCGAGATCCGGGTCTCGCCGCCGGGCACGCTCCCGGCACAGACCCGGGCGAACGCCTGA